Proteins from a genomic interval of Panthera tigris isolate Pti1 chromosome A2, P.tigris_Pti1_mat1.1, whole genome shotgun sequence:
- the PODNL1 gene encoding podocan-like protein 1 isoform X4, translating to MAWTFRCSRTTSPGQLSTSPCRTTSSRSSPTMSCHASAASGPSTSTTISSLPRLSVAPQFLPRSLRVADLAANQVTEIFPLTFGEKPALRSVYLHNNQLSNAGLPPDAFHGSEAVVILSLSSNRLSYLPPSLPPSLERLHLQNNLISKVPRGALSRQTHLRELYLQHNQLTDSGLDATTFSKLHHLEYLDLSHNRLASVPAGLPRTLAVLHLGRNRIRRVEAARLRGARGLRYLLLQHNQLGATGLPAGALRPLRGLHTLHLYGNGLDRVPLALPRRLRALVLPHNHVTTLGARDLAGTPGLAELNLAYNRLVSARVHRRAFRPLRALRSLDLAGNLLTRLPGGLPGGLHTLRLQRNQLRALEPEPLAGLDQLRELSLAHNRLRVGDIGPGTWHELQALQVLDLSHNELSFVPPDLPEALEELHLQGNRISHVGPEAFLSTPRLRALFLRCPGGGWGEQGKQASHDQHRTGRLPGPPAPECGGYSGQPRAGPDPAATHNSTSATGREPPSPEGSSSVAQTPGAPLGHGPRRRCLSGASTRLSQASRAWPGSWGQGRCVHTQGAPGETQARSSHARHADHTSPAGRGPHSPHKWRRQQ from the exons CTCTCGGTGGCCCCCCAGTTTCTGCCCCGCTCCCTCCGAGTTGCGGATCTGGCTGCCAACCAAGTGACGGAGATCTTCCCGCTTACCTTTGGGGAGAAGCCCGCGCTCAG GTCCGTGTACCTCCACAACAACCAGCTGAGCAACGCCGGCCTGCCCCCTGACGCCTTCCACGGCTCTGAAGCCGTGGTCATCCTCAGCCTCTCCAGCAACCGGCTCAGCTACTTGCCGCCCAGTCTGCCACCCTCGCTGGAGCGGCTCCACCtgcag AACAACCTCATCTCCAAGGTGCCCCGAGGGGCACTGAGCCGCCAGACACACCTGCGGGAGCTCTACCTCCAGCACAACCAGCTGACGGACAGCGGCCTGGATGCCACCACCTTCAG CAAGCTGCACCACCTCGAGTACCTGGACCTGTCCCACAACCGGCTAGCCTCGGTGCCCGCGGGCCTGCCCCGCACCCTGGCCGTGCTGCACCTGGGCCGCAACCGCATCCGCAGGGTGGAGGCGGCCCGGCTgcgcggggcgcggggcctgCGCTACCTCCTGCTGCAGCACAACCAGCTGGGGGCGACGGGGCTGCCCGCAGGGGCGCTGCGGCCGCTGCGGGGCCTGCACACGCTGCATCTCTATGGCAACGGGCTGGACCGCGTGCCCCTGGCGCTGCCCCGCCGCCTGCGGGCCCTGGTGCTGCCCCACAACCACGTGACCACGCTGGGCGCCCGGGACCTGGCTGGCACACCGGGCCTGGCCGAACTCAACCTGGCCTACAACCGCCTGGTCAGCGCCCGCGTGCACCGCCGGGCCTTCCGCCCGCTGCGTGCCCTGCGCAGCCTTGACCTGGCCGGCAACCTGCTGACCCGGCTGCCCGGCGGCCTGCCCGGCGGCCTGCACACCCTGCGGCTGCAGCGCAACCAGCTGCGGGCCCTCGAGCCGGAGCCGCTGGCCGGCCTGGACCAACTGCGGGAGCTCAGCCTGGCGCACAACCGGCTCCGGGTCGGAGACATCGGGCCCGGCACCTGGCACGAACTCCAGGCCCTCCAG GTGCTGGACCTCAGCCACAACGAGCTGTCCTTTGTGCCCCCTGACCTGCCTGAGGCCCTGGAGGAGCTGCACCTGCAGGGCAACCGCATCAGCCACGTGGGTCCTGAAGCCTTCCTCAGCACTCCCCGCCTGCGCGCCCTCTTTCTCAGGTGCCCCGGAGGCGGCTGGGGAGAGCAg GGCAAACAGGCTTCACATGACCAGCATCGCACCGGACGCCTTCCTGGGCCTCCTGCACCTGAGTGTGGTGGATACAGCGGGCAACCCCGAGCAGGTCCTGATCCGGCTGCCACCCACAACTCCACGTCAGCCACGGGCAGGGAGCCCCCGAGCCCGGAGGGGTCCAGCAGTGTAGCCCAGACCCCTGGGGCTCCACTGGGTCACGGACCGAGGAGACGGTGCCTATCCGGGGCCTCAACCAGGCTCTCCCAGGCCTCAAGGGCCTGGCCAGGAAGCTGGGGACAGGGGCGCTGCGTCCACACACAGGGAGCCCCGGGAGAGACTCAAGCACGCAGCTCGCACGCCAGGCACGCAGACCACACCAGCCCTGCCGGACGCGGTCCCCACTCCCCGCACAAGTGGAGGCGGCAACAATAA